The genomic region aacatatttatttatttttaattagaagGAAAAAAAatcgcattatcagatcagaagaACATAACAGCGAACTAGAATAATCATGGTAGCGTTTTCTGTGATGATGGTCCTTGAAGAAGAAACTTCTTGTATCATAGCTGGGAATTACCTCTACACAATAAATAGGAGGTGGATCCCTCAGACCACATAAAAAACTAATCGAATTTTCACTCAAATTGACATTTGCATTCTCCCACTTAGGTACCTCTACCAGATCATATATACTGTCTAGCCTAGAACGAGTTGTACCCGCCAGCCAAGACTGTTTGATAAACTCCAGAAGACTCAACACCTGTGTAATGGGGGACTGTGCATCAGGCGAATCTTCCGAACACCACAAACCAATTCATAACAATTCAATTGCATTCGTGAATGCAAATATATTTGGGTTGCCATCAAACTTTACATCGACACCCAACCTTTGGTCGACTACATCAAACATTTGATCTTGAATTGCATTACTCACCCACTTGCGGAGGGTCAAATCCCCCTGAAACATGGGGTTAGTGGGCCTCTTTGCTGTTAGCATCTCCAATAACAAAATGCCATAGCTATAAACATCTCCTGCAGTAGAAACCCTGCCACTCATCCCATACTCTGAAATCGAATAAATGAAATTGTTAGAAATTTTCGAATCTGAATGCTAAAGGAGGGAAACCCCGTGATAAGGAAAGCATACCTGGTGCAATACACCGTAGAGTGCctttcaaatctctaaaattgAAAGTGGCGAGGGAATTTTAGCTCCATTAATTTGGCTATTCCGAAATCTGACAAATAAGCCACGAGATCTTTGCTTAGAAGCACATTACTTGGTTTTATATCACAATGCACTATTTGCTCATCgcactgatgatgaagatattcgaTGGCATGAGCTACATCTAAAGCTATGTTTAGTCGTTCCTTCAGTCCCAAATCACAGGAAGGATGATACAAATGCCTTTTTAAGCTTCCATTACACATGAATTCAAATATTAAACCATTGAAGGTGTTGGTGGAACAGGTGGTTATAATTTTAACCACATTTCGATGTCGAACATTTCTCAGTGCCTTACATTCCGCTATGAAATTCTTAAAGGCGCTCTTTTTCGTTGAATCAAAATCCTTCACAGCAATTTCACTGCCATCATCCAAAATCCCTTTATATACGGATCCAAAATTTCCCGTTCCCAACAAGTTGTCGTCGCTGAATCCTGCTGTTGCTCGCTCAATTTCTTCATAGGAGATTTTTTTGATGTTTAAGCCTGACAAATATGAGTGTTTGCTCCAAACTCCACAGGTAGAAGGTCCTTACATCCAACCTTCTTGTCCATATAAAtcctaaaatatatataaaaacagTAATACCAAATGCCCCAGCTGCTACTCCTCCCATTACTGTTCTCAATGGTGGGGTTACCTTGAAACTATTTTGCCTTCCACATGCAGGCAAGAAAGATACATTTGACCCGAACAGGCCAAGATTCCCAAGAAGGGTTAAACTAGTGAGATTGGAAATATGATTGGGTATCTGTCCTGATAACATATTGTGCCCCAGATCCAAGTGCACCAGTGCTGAGAGTCCTACCAATGTTACCTCCTAATCTATTTCCTCTCAGGGACAGATACTTCAGCTGAGAAAGGCTTCCTATCAGTGGTGGGATAGAGCCTAAGGGCATTGGCAGAGAGATCAATGGTCCCAAGAAAGGATATATTGGCCAGACGAAAAGAAATAAAACCCTGTAAACCTATCGCTGAGAGATTGAGGGAAAGTACTCTGTCCTGTTGTCTATCACATATAACCCCGGCCCACTTTCAGAAAGGAATATACACTGTCCAATTCGACAATGGATGGTTGGGAGGGAAAATAAGGGAAGACTTGAAAGCCAGGAGAGATTACTGTTCCTGTCAATGATGTGAGCCATCAGTAGCGAAACAATCTGAACTTACTAGGCAGGAAAACGGGACTAATAGCAGGGGGGAAATGACATTTTTATCCCACTTCAAGAACTCCTGTACAGAAAGAAACGCTAATGTAATGTCAATGAATTGAAGGAGGATTGTAAGAAACCAGGTACTTGGGTATCATCCAATTGATGAAATTTCATTAGTGAACGATTTATAAAAAACACGGAGAGTGTTTGCTAAGTAAAATACAGTAGCTATTGGCCGAACGGCTACACGTTTTCAAAATTCTCCTTCCGAAAAAGAACAGCTAGGAAAAGATTTTATTTATTA from Cryptomeria japonica chromosome 3, Sugi_1.0, whole genome shotgun sequence harbors:
- the LOC131055189 gene encoding probable LRR receptor-like serine/threonine-protein kinase At3g47570; the protein is MGGVAAGAFGLNIKKISYEEIERATAGFSDDNLLGTGNFGSVYKGILDDGSEIAVKDFDSTKKSAFKNFIAECKALRNVRHRNVVKIITTCSTNTFNGLIFEFMCNGSLKRHLYHPSCDLGLKERLNIALDVAHAIEYLHHQCDEQIVHCDIKPKYGMSGRVSTAGDVYSYGILLLEMLTAKRPTNPMFQGDLTLRKWVSNAIQDQMFDVVDQRLGVDVKFDGNPNIFAFTNAIELL